One Thalassotalea atypica DNA window includes the following coding sequences:
- a CDS encoding ABC transporter permease, giving the protein MFQIMPILSAMMRNKGSVSLIIIQIALTLAIVSNATFIISERIAMMQRDTGLPVEEIFSVNSFFFDDRVDPIDQISLDARRLREMPGVISATSINQVPLSGSGDSWGVRDKREIEGAKVAYTGVYTGDHHTLSTLGQTVSQGRDFNADDVLHLRNEVQMPKAAIVTSALAKELFADENAIGKYIYTGPTDTAEPIEIIGVVAQMQGSWVHSDIVEKNVFFPVVNSWNSMTLVVRAEQSALDSIALEMEDVLLGLEKNRVVGEPRTMAKMKKRSYQRDRLMTNMLLVIVAVLIFITALGIAGVSIFNVNRRRKQIGTRRALGASKGDIVSYFMTESALIAAVGIVIGTLLTFTLNTFLMKQFSTTSLSLDYLLFTMVGIVLISQISAFWPAKKATHISPAIATRSA; this is encoded by the coding sequence ATGTTTCAAATTATGCCAATACTCAGTGCAATGATGCGTAACAAGGGCAGTGTGTCACTGATCATTATTCAAATTGCACTTACCTTAGCGATTGTCAGTAATGCCACCTTTATTATTTCTGAGCGCATTGCGATGATGCAACGTGATACCGGTTTACCAGTGGAAGAAATATTCTCAGTTAACTCATTCTTCTTCGATGACAGAGTAGATCCGATCGACCAAATTTCCTTAGATGCAAGACGACTTAGGGAAATGCCAGGTGTGATCAGTGCTACGTCAATAAACCAAGTGCCATTATCTGGCAGTGGTGATTCTTGGGGGGTTCGTGATAAGCGAGAAATTGAAGGCGCTAAAGTGGCTTATACAGGGGTTTACACTGGCGATCACCACACATTATCCACCTTAGGACAAACAGTATCACAAGGTAGAGATTTTAATGCGGATGATGTTCTGCATTTGAGAAATGAAGTACAAATGCCGAAAGCGGCCATTGTCACCTCGGCATTAGCAAAGGAACTTTTTGCCGATGAAAATGCGATTGGAAAGTATATTTATACAGGTCCTACTGACACCGCTGAGCCGATTGAAATAATCGGTGTTGTGGCACAAATGCAAGGCTCGTGGGTACATTCAGATATTGTAGAGAAAAACGTGTTTTTTCCAGTGGTTAACTCATGGAACTCAATGACGCTTGTGGTCAGAGCCGAACAGAGTGCACTTGATAGCATCGCACTCGAAATGGAAGATGTGTTACTCGGGCTAGAAAAAAATCGTGTAGTAGGTGAGCCAAGAACCATGGCAAAAATGAAAAAGCGAAGCTACCAACGTGATAGGTTGATGACCAACATGTTACTTGTCATTGTTGCAGTGCTGATTTTTATTACGGCACTTGGTATTGCTGGCGTTTCTATTTTCAACGTTAATCGCCGAAGAAAACAAATTGGTACGCGCCGTGCGTTAGGTGCGAGTAAGGGGGATATTGTTAGCTATTTTATGACAGAAAGTGCGCTTATTGCGGCGGTTGGTATTGTCATAGGTACCTTGTTAACCTTTACATTAAACACTTTTTTGATGAAACAGTTTTCAACGACGTCATTGTCTCTTGATTATCTGCTGTTCACCATGGTGGGTATTGTCTTGATCAGTCAAATTTCTGCTTTTTGGCCTGCAAAGAAAGCAACACATATTTCACCGGCTATCGCAACACGCAGTGCCTAA